The sequence GACCAAAACAGAAAAGGATAAGCTCAAGTTGCGCAATGGTAATTTGTATTACAAGATCATGGTGACTGACAACGGTATTGGCTTTGAGGAAACCTACCGGGAAAAGATCTTCCAGTTATTTCAGCGCCTGCATGGCAAAGCAGAATACCCTGGCTCGGGCCTGGGACTGGCCATTTGCCGCAAGATCACCGATAATCATAAGGGGTTGATCATGGCTTCCAGCACACCCGGACATGGCTCTACTTTCTCCATTATCCTGCCTGAGACCCAGGCATTGTAAACTTTATCTGATGTTTATTACCGCCGAGCCGATACGTATTCTGATTGTAGATGATGATGAAGATGACTTCTTTATCACCGACAGCGTTATTAAAGACATTAGCGGCGGCAACTTTATTGTGCACTGGTGTTACAAGTATACTGAAGCGCTGGACCATATTTGCCATAAGCGGTACGACCTTTATTTCATCGATTATTTCCTGGGCGCCAAAACCGGTCTTGACCTGTTGCGGGAAGCGGTGGAACGGGATTGCGAAGCCCCGATGATCCTGCTCACCGGTAAGGGCAATCATGCGTTGGATATAGAAGCCATGCGTGTAGGGGCCGCTGACTACCTTACCAAACCGGAGCTGACCGTTGAAAAGATGGAGCGGTGTATCCGTTATTCCATGGAGAAAGCGCGGTCGCTGAAAGCCTTGCGGGATAATGAGCTTAAATACCGTAATATCTTTGAGCGCTCCAAAGATGCCATCTTCCTGGCAGATACCTCCCTGCAGTTCATTACTGTAAACATGGCCACTTCCAGTCTGCTGGGGTATACGGCAGAAGAGTTATCCAATATGACCTTTTATGATCTGATGCCGGAAGAAAAGGAGGCTGAGTCATTACGGGAATTAATAAAAACCGGGGAAGTGGATGATGTGGAAACCGACCTGCTGAACAAGAACGGGGAAGAACGCACCTGTATTTTTTCCGCCACCATTATTGAACGGCCTGATGGTACGCACTATGTACAGGGCATTTTGCACGATATTACGGGCTTGCGTAAAGCAGAGAAATCGGTACTCATGGCCGAAAAGCTGGCCGCCACCGGCCGGCTGGCCCGCACCCTGGCGCATGAGATCAGGAACCCGCTGACCAATATCCATCTCTCGCTCGATCACCTGCGTACCAGCGATATCTCAGAAGCACAGCTTAATTATTTTGGTATCATTCAGCGCAATGCCAAACGCATCGGCGCCATCATTTCAGAACTGCTGGATACAGCCCGGCCTTCCGATATGATCCTGCAAAATACTTCCCTGCAGGACATACTGGATGAAAGCATCACGGCAGCCATGGACAGGATTGTGCTGAAGAACATCAAACTGCAGATCCGCTACCCGGAGCATATCTTATTTATACCGGCTGATAAAGACAAACTCAAAATTGCCTTTCTCAATATCATCATCAATGCGGTGGAAGCCATGGAGGAGGAGCAAGGCCGGCTGGAAGTGGTCGTGATCAATCATCCCCATGCCTGTGAAGTACGCATTACCGACAACGGAACAGGTATCTCGGAAGAGAACCTGCAACGGCTTTTTGAACCTTATTTTACCTCTAAAAGGAATGGGCTTGGCCTTGGCCTGGCCGCCACGCTCAATATATTGCAGGCGCACCATGCACAGGTAGATGTACATTCTGTCATGGGCGTGGGTACCAGCTTTGTGATCATGTTCAGGCATAAATCCAGGGAGCCTTTCCCGCAAGGCGGGGGCTCTACTGCAGGAGATGCGGCAGAGAAGAAATTGTCATCCTGAGCATAAATAAAAAAATGACCTGGTAGTAATACGCAGGTCATCTTTGCTTTTGAGGATCCTATTGAACCGTCAGAATCCTACGCCAATATAAAAAGTGAAGGCGCTGTTCTTCGAATTTTTGGTGGCCGCTCCGGTAATACCGTCATCGTCGTCACCAATTTCATTCAGGCCATAATTGTACCGGGCGCCGATGGTGAAATGCTGTATATCAATTCCAACACCACCTACCAGGCCATAATCAAACCGTTTGAAATTGTCGGTGTTTAAGTCTGCAATATGATCTACATCGCCGCTTTCGGTATCGAGCCTTTTAATATTGGCAGAGGCGAGGTAAGCCGCATAACCACCTGCCTGAATGTTGAAATTCTTCCCCAGGTTAAATACGGCCAATACGGGCACTTCTACATAATTCAGGTTAAAGCGGTATTCCCCTTCTCCAAAAATATTGTTGTAACGCAGCTTAGCGCCTTTGCTGCTATACAACACTTCGGGTTGAATGGAAAAACCATTGGTGACCGGGAACTTGGCAAACATACCTACGTTTAAACCCACCTTCATGTTCTCATCTTCCACATCATCAACATATAAATTGCTGAGGTTGATGCCTCCTTTGAAACCTATCTTAGGCTGTAAAGTACTCTCTGTGGAAGTTTTTTGTTCCTGGGCCGTGGCTGCTGTTATAAAGCAGATAAGCATGGCCGGCAGGAAGAGTTTACGTAAGCTGCAAATCGTGGTTCTCATTGTTTTCATTTTTAGTACTGTATTTTTTGTTTTCATTGTCTGGTTGC comes from Paraflavitalea devenefica and encodes:
- a CDS encoding porin family protein → MRTTICSLRKLFLPAMLICFITAATAQEQKTSTESTLQPKIGFKGGINLSNLYVDDVEDENMKVGLNVGMFAKFPVTNGFSIQPEVLYSSKGAKLRYNNIFGEGEYRFNLNYVEVPVLAVFNLGKNFNIQAGGYAAYLASANIKRLDTESGDVDHIADLNTDNFKRFDYGLVGGVGIDIQHFTIGARYNYGLNEIGDDDDGITGAATKNSKNSAFTFYIGVGF
- a CDS encoding hybrid sensor histidine kinase/response regulator; this translates as MFITAEPIRILIVDDDEDDFFITDSVIKDISGGNFIVHWCYKYTEALDHICHKRYDLYFIDYFLGAKTGLDLLREAVERDCEAPMILLTGKGNHALDIEAMRVGAADYLTKPELTVEKMERCIRYSMEKARSLKALRDNELKYRNIFERSKDAIFLADTSLQFITVNMATSSLLGYTAEELSNMTFYDLMPEEKEAESLRELIKTGEVDDVETDLLNKNGEERTCIFSATIIERPDGTHYVQGILHDITGLRKAEKSVLMAEKLAATGRLARTLAHEIRNPLTNIHLSLDHLRTSDISEAQLNYFGIIQRNAKRIGAIISELLDTARPSDMILQNTSLQDILDESITAAMDRIVLKNIKLQIRYPEHILFIPADKDKLKIAFLNIIINAVEAMEEEQGRLEVVVINHPHACEVRITDNGTGISEENLQRLFEPYFTSKRNGLGLGLAATLNILQAHHAQVDVHSVMGVGTSFVIMFRHKSREPFPQGGGSTAGDAAEKKLSS